One window of Elaeis guineensis isolate ETL-2024a chromosome 11, EG11, whole genome shotgun sequence genomic DNA carries:
- the LOC105054235 gene encoding brassinosteroid-responsive RING protein 1 gives MGFPLGGCYVAVPETLILLLKFLDYLRFVVCLILFYLGLYPSSVPPTPYRDPEFDPTPASDALGPVTTTSIKARLPAVEFVSFVERSAGRCRESKCVVCLENLAAGDEVRELGNCRHAFHKGASTGGWTSARVLLEVGVGIRPVLAALRSLASF, from the exons ATGGGCTTCCCTCTGGGCGGTTGCTATGTGGCCGTGCCAGAAACGCTGATCCTGCTGCTCAAATTCCTTGACTACCTACGGTTCGTCGTCTGCTTAATCCTATTCTACCTCGGCCTCTACCCATCCTCAGTTCCTCCCACTCCATACAGAGATCCTGAATTCGATCCCACGCCGGCTTCGGATGCTCTGGGTCCGGTCACCACCACATCGATCAAGGCTCGGCTGCCGGCGGTGGAATTCGTGAGCTTTGTCGAGAGATCGGCGGGGCGATGCAGGGAATCCAAGTGCGTGGTTTGCTTGGAGAATTTGGCGGCCGGGGATGAGGTTAGAGAGCTGGGCAACTGTCGGCATGCGTTCCACAAGGGTGCATCGACCGGTGGGTGGACGTCGGCCAG GGTGCTCTTGGAGGTTGGAGTAGGGATCCGACCTGTTTTGGCTGCCTTGAGATCACTGGCTAGCTTCTAG